In the Girardinichthys multiradiatus isolate DD_20200921_A chromosome 4, DD_fGirMul_XY1, whole genome shotgun sequence genome, one interval contains:
- the LOC124866815 gene encoding protocadherin-9 isoform X5, producing the protein MDLKDYYLLGALLACIWLDPSIAQELIYPIREELQENVLIGNIPKDLNISHTNAATGASANLVYRLVSKAGDNPLVRVLSSTGEIFTTSNRIDREKLCPGPSFEDSECSFEIEVVVLPNDYFRLIKIKIIVKDTNDNAPMFPSPVINISIPENTLINSRFAIPSATDPDTGPNSVHKYELINGQSAFGLDIVETPEGEKWPQLIVQQNLDREQKDTYVMKIKVEDGGSPQKSSTAILQVTVTDVNDNKPVFKESQIEVHIPENSPIGTSVVQLQATDADIGSNADIHYVFGTQVSPVTKRLFALNTTSGLITVQRPLDREETAIHKLSVLASDGSSSPARAIVTINVTDVNDNPPNIDLRYIISPINGTVFLSEKDPINTKIALITVSDRDTDINGKVICFIEKDVPFHLKAVYDNQYLLETSALLDYEGTKEYNFKIVASDSGKPSLNQTALVRVRLEDENDNPPIFTQPVIELAVMENNKRDLFLTTLTATDEDSGKNAEIVYQLGPNASFFDLDRKTGVLTASRVFDREDQDRFLFTVTARDNGTPPLQTQAAVIVTVLDENDNNPKFTHNHFQFFVSENLPKYGTVGVITVTDSDAGENAAVSLSILNDNENFILDPYSGVIKSNVSFDREQQSSYTFDVKAVDSGRPPCFSAAKVTINVIDVNDNTPIVIYPPSNTSFKLVPLSSIPGSVVAEVFAVDGDTGMNAELKYTIVSGNNKGLFRIDPVTGNITLEEKPTVTDIGLHRLVVNISDLGYPKSLHTLVLVFLYVNDTVGNSTLIYDLIRRTMETPIDRNIGESSETYQSGDYLTIMIAFVTGALVVIIVIFVTVLLRCRHASRFKAAQRKKQGAEWMSPNTENKQNKKKKRKKRKSPKSSLLNFVTIEGNKPDDPAHEPINGTISLPTELEEQGIGRFDWNATPTTTFKPSSPDLARHYKSASPQSAFHLKADTPVSVKKHHVIQELPLDNTFVGGCDTLSKRSSTSSDHFSASESSSQGGFKTKGSMHTRQQGTLTRARTELNPEYLDLRPRAELNPEYWTPCTPLMDPWDRVGLWKLQRCAHRSALSWDIQTTVGCLPH; encoded by the coding sequence ATGGATTTGAAAGACTATTACCTGTTGGGTGCTCTGCTTGCCTGCATATGGCTTGATCCTTCAATAGCTCAAGAATTAATATATCCCATCAGGGAGGAGCTGCAAGAAAATGTCCTTATTGGAAATATACCAAAGGACTTAAACATTTCCCATACAAATGCTGCCACTGGAGCAAGTGCTAATCTTGTGTACCGGCTGGTCTCCAAAGCTGGAGACAACCCACTGGTCCGTGTTCTGAGCAGCACTGGAGAGATATTCACAACATCAAACCGAATCGACAGAGAGAAGTTGTGCCCTGGTCCCTCATTTGAGGACAGCGAGTGCTCCTTTGAAATTGAAGTGGTCGTCCTGCCTAATGATTATTTCAGGCTGATTAAGATCAAAATAATTGTCAAAGACACAAATGATAATGCCCCCATGTTTCCATCCCCTGTGATCAACATTTCCATCCCAGAGAACACCCTCATTAACAGCCGCTTTGCTATTCCTTCTGCCACTGACCCAGACACTGGCCCCAACAGTGTCCACAAATATGAGCTGATCAATGGGCAAAGTGCCTTCGGTTTAGACATTGTGGAGACGCCAGAAGGGGAAAAGTGGCCCCAGCTTATTGTGCAGCAGAATCTTGACCGGGAGCAGAAGGATACTTATGTGATGAAGATTAAAGTAGAGGATGGTGGCAGTCCTCAGAAATCCAGCACTGCCATTCTTCAGGTCACTGTAACAGATGTAAATGATAACAAGCCAGTGTTCAAAGAGAGTCAGATAGAGGTGCATATACCAGAGAACTCCCCTATAGGCACATCTGTTGTGCAGCTCCAGGCTACGGATGCAGACATAGGGTCAAATGCAGACATACATTATGTATTTGGAACTCAAGTGTCTCCTGTGACCAAAAGACTTTTTGCATTGAATACAACATCTGGCCTAATTACAGTGCAGAGACCACTGGACAGGGAGGAGACTGCCATTCACAAGCTCTCTGTTTTAGCCAGTGATGGCAGCTCAAGTCCAGCCAGAGCTATTGTTACTATAAATGTGACTGATGTTAATGACAATCCACCTAATATAGACCTGAGATACATAATCAGTCCCATTAACGGCACTGTTTTTCTCTCAGAGAAGGACCCCATCAATACAAAGATCGCTCTCATCACAGTTTCAGACAGAGACACTGACATAAATGGCAAGGTCATTTGTTTCATAGAGAAGGATGTACCCTTCCATCTCAAAGCTGTGTACGACAACCAGTATCTGCTGGAAACATCTGCTCTGCTTGACTACGAGGGGACAAAGGAATACAACTTTAAAATAGTTGCTTCAGATTCTGGAAAGCCGAGTTTGAATCAGACGGCCTTGGTGAGAGTGAGGCTGGAGGACGAGAATGACAACCCACCTATTTTTACTCAGCCAGTCATCGAGCTGGCCGTCATGGAAAACAACAAGCGCGACCTGTTCCTCACCACCCTTACCGCTACAGATGAGGACAGTGGGAAGAATGCAGAGATAGTGTATCAGCTGGGACCAAATGCATCATTTTTTGATCTGGACCGTAAAACTGGGGTCTTGACTGCATCCAGGGTTTTTGACAGGGAGGATCAGGATAGATTCCTCTTCACCGTAACAGCGAGAGATAACGGGACTCCCCCTTTGCAAACACAGGCGGCTGTTATTGTAACTGTGCTGGATGAAAATGATAACAATCCTAAATTCACACATAACCACTTTCAGTTCTTTGTGTCAGAAAATCTGCCTAAATACGGCACTGTGGGGGTGATAACTGTGACAGATTCAGATGCTGGAGAAAATGCTGCTGTCTCTCTTTCTATTCTGAATGACAATGAGAACTTTATACTAGATCCATACTCTGGGGTGATAAAATCTAATGTGTCATTTGACAGGGAGCAACAGAGCTCCTATACGTTTGATGTTAAGGCTGTGGATAGTGGCAGACCTCCTTGCTTCTCAGCCGCAAAGGTGACCATCAATGTCATTGATGTTAACGACAACACACCAATTGTCATCTACCCACCCTCTAACACATCTTTCAAGCTTGTCCCTCTGTCCTCTATCCCAGGATCTGTGGTAGCTGAGGTGTTTGCTGTTGATGGTGACACAGGGATGAACGCTGAACTGAAATACACTATTGTGAGTGGGAATAACAAGGGTTTATTCAGAATTGACCCTGTCACAGGAAATATTACACTAGAAGAAAAGCCCACAGTAACTGACATAGGCTTACATAGATTAGTGGTCAATATCAGTGACCTGGGATATCCCAAATCACTCCATACCCTGGTGCTAGTGTTTCTGTATGTCAATGACACCGTGGGCAACTCAACACTCATTTATGATCTCATCCGACGCACCATGGAGACCCCAATAGACAGAAACATTGGTGAAAGCAGTGAAACTTATCAGAGTGGTGACTATTTAACTATAATGATAGCCTTTGTTACTGGCGCATTGGTGGTGATTATCGTCATCTTTGTGACTGTGCTGCTGCGCTGCCGCCACGCGTCCAGGTTTAAAGccgcacaaagaaaaaaacaaggggCTGAGTGGATGTCACCTAACACAGAAAACAagcagaacaaaaagaaaaaacgcaAGAAAAGAAAGTCCCCCAAAAGCTCCTTGCTTAACTTTGTCACCATCGAGGGGAACAAACCAGATGATCCTGCCCATGAACCAATCAATGGAACCATCAGTCTGCCCACTGAGCTGGAAGAACAAGGGATTGGACGCTTTGATTGGAATGCCACGCCTACTACCACCTTCAAACCCAGCAGCCCTGACCTGGCTCGGCACTACAAGTCAGCCTCACCACAATCGGCCTTCCACCTCAAGGCCGACACACCTGTCTCAGTCAAGAAGCATCATGTGATTCAGGAACTCCCACTGGATAACACATTTGTTGGGGGCTGTGACACCCTTTCCAAGAGATCCTCCACGAGCTCCGACCACTTCAGTGCCTCAG